The Streptomyces tendae DNA segment GGCCGGGCGGCTGCGCAAGGCGGCGGAGGGCCGGCAGCGGGTGCTGCTGGCCACCGGCCACCCGGGCGGCCTGCTGGACGTGCACCGGGCGACGGCCTCCGCGCTGCGGGCGGCGGGCTGCGAGATCGTGGTGATCCCGGACGGGCTGACCACCGAAGAGGGCTACGTGATGCAGTTCGCGGACATCGCGGTGCTGGAACACGGCGCGACGCTGTGGCACACCCACTCGGGCTCGCCCATGAAGACGATCCTGACCGCGCTGGAGCGGGAGGGCCGCCCGCTCCCGGACCTGGTCGTCGCCGACCACGGCTGGGCGGGCGCCGCCGGCCAGTACGGCGTGGACTCCGTCGGCTACGCCGACTGCAACGACCCGGCGCTGTTCCTCGCCGAGGCCGAGGGCACCGTCCAGGTCACGGTTCCGCTCGACGACCACGTGACGAGCCCCCGCCACTACGACCCGATGACGGCCTACCTGCTGGCGGAGGCGGGGCTGGCCTGAGCCCCGGCCGCCGGACGGCCGTCCACCACCCGGTCGAAGTACGGCCAGCCGTCCACCTCGACGTTCCGGACGGTCAGGTTCCGTTCCAGGGCGGGCGCCGCCGCGTCCAGCAGGCGCCGGGCCGTCCCGGGCGCGTGCAGGTTGAGGTACTCGTGGTCCGGGAGCCGGATCACCGCGCCCGCCTCGAAGTAGTCGTTCGACACGATCCGGCGGTCCCCCGGGGCGAACACCAGGGTCAGCCTGCGTCCGGTCCCGGCGCGGTACCCCTCGGTGAAGAAGGACAGCGACAGCCGGCAGTCCTCGTAGGCGGGCAGCACCCGCCGGCGGACGGTCCAGTGCCAGGCCGTGCCGTCGACGACGAGGGTGCGCAGCCTGCGGTGTTTTCTCACCGGGGCAGCGTAGGCCGCCGCTCCGGTGAGGTCACCGGGGTTTCCACCCGCGAGGTCACTCCTCGCGGGGGACGCGGACCACGCCCTCCTGGATGACCGAGACCGCGAGCCTGCCGTCCTGGGTGTAGATGCGGCCCTGGCCGAGTCCCCGGCCGCCGTGGGCCGACGGGGACTGCTGGTCGTGCAGCAGCCACTCGTCCGCGCGGAACGGGCGGTGGAACCACATCGCGTGGTCCAGGGACGCCCCGACCACGTCGCCGACGGCCCAGCCGCCGCGCCCGTGGGCGAGCAGGATCGAGTCCAGCAGCGTCATGTCGGAGACGTACGTGGCGAGCACGACGTGCAGCAGGGGGTCGTCGCCCTCGACCTTGCCGTTGGTGCGGAACCAGACCTGCGAGTGCGGATCGCGCGGTGCGCCGAAGCGGCCGTAGGGCGGGTCGTCGACGTAGCGCAGGTCGACGGCCGCGCGGGCGCCGAGGAAGCGGTGCACGACCTCCGCCGACAGGTGCGGGTAACCGCGCAGCCGCTCCTCGGAGGTGGGCAGCGTCTCCGGGTCCGGGGACGGCGGCATCGGCTCCTGGTGGTCCAGCCCCTCCTCGTACGTCTGGAAGGACGCGGAGAGGTGGAAGACCGGCTTGCCGTGCTGGACGGCCACCACCCGCCGGGTGGTGAAGGAGCGGCCGTCGCGGATCCGGTCGACGGTGTAGACGATCGGCGCGCCCGGGTCGCCGATGCGCAGGAAGTACGCGTGCAGCGAGTGCGGGGGCCGGTCGGCGGGGACGGTGCGCCCCGCGGCGACCAGCGCCTGCGCCGCCACCTGGCCGCCGAAGACGCGGGGGACGGCGGAGGCACGGGACCGGCCGCGGAAGATGTTCTCCTCGATCTGCTCGAGGTCGAGCAGATCGAGGAGCTCCTGAAGTGCCTGACTCATGGAATCAGTTGTATACGGCAGGGATTTCCGGGACCTTACAGGCCCATGTCCTTGGCGATGATCGACTTCATGATCTCGCTGGTGCCGCCGTAGATGCGGTTGACCCGGTTGTCCGCGTACAGGCGGGCGATCGGGTACTCGTTCATGTAGCCGTAGCCGCCGTGCAGCTGGAGGCAGCGGTCGATGACGCGGTGCGCGACCTCGGTGCAGAACAGCTTGGCGCTGGCGGCCTCGGCGGGCGTGAGCTCGCCGGCGTCCAGGGCCTCGGTGGCGCGGTCGGCGACGGCCTCGGCGGCGTCCACCTCGGCCTGGCAGGCGGCCAGCTCGAACTTGGTGTTCTGGAAGTGGGCGACCGGCTTGCCGAAGACGGTGCGCTCCTGCACGTACTGCTTGGCGAACCGGACGGCGGCCTTGGCCTGGGCGTAGGCGCCGAAGGCGATGCCCCAGCGCTCGGAGGCCAGGTTGTGGCCGAGGTAGTAGAAGCCCTTGTTCTCCTCGCCGAGGAGGTCCTCGACGGGGACCTTGACGTCGACGAACGCCAGCTCGGCGGTGTCGGAGGTCTTCAGGCCGAGCTTGTCGAGCTTGCGGCCGACCGAGTAGCCCTCGGACTTGGTGTCGACGGCGAACAGGGAGATGCCGTGACGGCGGTCCTCGGCGGTGGGGGCCGCGGTGCGGGCGCAGACGATCACCTTGTCGGCGTGCACGCCGCCGGTGATGAAGGTCTTGGCGCCGTTGAGGACGTAGTGGGTGCCGTCCTCGCTCAGCTTGGCGGTGGTCTTCATGCCCGCGAGGTCGGAGCCGGTGCCCGGCTCGGTCATCGCGATGGCCCACATCTCCTCGCCGGTGACGAACTTCGGCAGGAAGCGCTTCTTCTGCTCGTCCGTGGCCAGCATCTTGATGTAGGGCAGGGCGAGCAGCACGTGCACGCCGGAGCCGCCGAACTGGACGCCCGCGCGGGCCGTCTCCTCGTACAGGACGGCCTCGAACTTGTGGGTGTCCATGCCCGCGCCGCCGTACTCCTCCGGCACGCTGATGCCGAAGATGCCCAGCTCACCGAGCTTGTAGTAGAAGTCGCGGGGCGCCTGGCCCGCCGCGAACCACTCGTCGTAGACGGGGACGACCTCGGCCTCGATGAAGGCGCGGATGGTCTCCCGGAACGCCTCGTGATCCTCGTTGAAAACCGTACGGCGCACTGTCCGCCACCCCAATCCCTGCGCCTGAACCGGCGCCGCTCTCGCGTCCCTGGTTGCTCGCCGTCGGGGTCCCTCAGCTGATGGCTGCGACCCGCATGGCTAAGCGCTTGCTCAGACCAAGGTACCGGCGAGTATCCACAGGCGTCCAGAGCGGAGCCCCCGTAACGCTCGTCACTCCGGGGCCCTTGAAAGGGGACCCTGTTGCGGCTCAGGCTTCCGCCGCCGCCGCGAACGCTCCCCGCGCCATCCGGTGCAGGAGTTCCGCGGTGCCGGCGCGGTCCGGCAGGGAGCCCGGGCGGGTCAGGTGCGGGGTGGAGTTGAGCAGGCCGAAGACCGAGTGGACCGCCGAGCGGGCGGTGGGCTCGACGAGGTCCGGGTAGAGGCGGCGCACCACGGCCACCCACAGCTCGACGTACTGCCGCTGGAGCTGGCGCACCAGCTTGCGGTCGGCGTCCCGGAGGCGATCCAGCTCACGGTCGTGCAGGGTGATGAGCGGGCGGTCGTCGAGCGCGAAGTCGATGTGCCCTTCGATCAGCGAGTCGAGGACCGCCTCGGGAGCCACCCCGGCCGCCCTGTCCGACTCGTCGAGTCGCCGCTTCGCGCCGGTCAGCAGCGAGTCGCTGATGCCCACCAGCAGCTCCGCGAGCATCGCGTCCTTGCCCGCGAAGTGCCGGTAGAGCCCGGGACCGCTGATGCCGACGGCGGCGCCTATCTCGTCGACGCCGACCCCGTGGAAGCCGCGCTCGGCGAAGAGCCGCGCGGCCTCCTTGAGGATCTGCTCGCGGCGGGTGGGGGCGTCCGTTCTGGTGGCCATGAAGACG contains these protein-coding regions:
- a CDS encoding phosphatase, with the translated sequence MPISGTPSRAELVEHLVATRIAGDVATPRENNLSHYRKLANGDRHYWLGLELGERWTDEQDVLAVMAERVGVNDDPEYRYGQDTIDPELTVDGLERLAGRLRKAAEGRQRVLLATGHPGGLLDVHRATASALRAAGCEIVVIPDGLTTEEGYVMQFADIAVLEHGATLWHTHSGSPMKTILTALEREGRPLPDLVVADHGWAGAAGQYGVDSVGYADCNDPALFLAEAEGTVQVTVPLDDHVTSPRHYDPMTAYLLAEAGLA
- a CDS encoding acyl-CoA thioesterase, yielding MSQALQELLDLLDLEQIEENIFRGRSRASAVPRVFGGQVAAQALVAAGRTVPADRPPHSLHAYFLRIGDPGAPIVYTVDRIRDGRSFTTRRVVAVQHGKPVFHLSASFQTYEEGLDHQEPMPPSPDPETLPTSEERLRGYPHLSAEVVHRFLGARAAVDLRYVDDPPYGRFGAPRDPHSQVWFRTNGKVEGDDPLLHVVLATYVSDMTLLDSILLAHGRGGWAVGDVVGASLDHAMWFHRPFRADEWLLHDQQSPSAHGGRGLGQGRIYTQDGRLAVSVIQEGVVRVPREE
- a CDS encoding acyl-CoA dehydrogenase family protein, with protein sequence MRRTVFNEDHEAFRETIRAFIEAEVVPVYDEWFAAGQAPRDFYYKLGELGIFGISVPEEYGGAGMDTHKFEAVLYEETARAGVQFGGSGVHVLLALPYIKMLATDEQKKRFLPKFVTGEEMWAIAMTEPGTGSDLAGMKTTAKLSEDGTHYVLNGAKTFITGGVHADKVIVCARTAAPTAEDRRHGISLFAVDTKSEGYSVGRKLDKLGLKTSDTAELAFVDVKVPVEDLLGEENKGFYYLGHNLASERWGIAFGAYAQAKAAVRFAKQYVQERTVFGKPVAHFQNTKFELAACQAEVDAAEAVADRATEALDAGELTPAEAASAKLFCTEVAHRVIDRCLQLHGGYGYMNEYPIARLYADNRVNRIYGGTSEIMKSIIAKDMGL
- a CDS encoding SACE_7040 family transcriptional regulator, which gives rise to MATRTDAPTRREQILKEAARLFAERGFHGVGVDEIGAAVGISGPGLYRHFAGKDAMLAELLVGISDSLLTGAKRRLDESDRAAGVAPEAVLDSLIEGHIDFALDDRPLITLHDRELDRLRDADRKLVRQLQRQYVELWVAVVRRLYPDLVEPTARSAVHSVFGLLNSTPHLTRPGSLPDRAGTAELLHRMARGAFAAAAEA